One window from the genome of Maylandia zebra isolate NMK-2024a linkage group LG18, Mzebra_GT3a, whole genome shotgun sequence encodes:
- the LOC143413455 gene encoding uncharacterized protein LOC143413455 isoform X1: MQLCIRRLACQAFLVGVLLVAAAAAETKTSDCCKVISLNPITAPIIGYRMQKKDPPCVNAVIFETTEGEVCSHWKQDWVYEKIKELEHARRARKTALKTTTTTTSSP, from the exons ATGCAGCTGTGCATCAGAAGACTCGCATGCCAGGCCTTTCTCGTCGGGGTTCTGTTAGTGGCCGCAGCCGCTG CAGAGACCAAGACAAGTGACTGCTGCAAAGTGATCAGTCTCAATCCCATCACAGCTCCAATCATTGGCTACAGGATGCAGAAGAAGGACCCACCCTGTGTCAACGCTGTCAT ATTTGAGACAACAGAAGGGGAAGTCTGCAGCCACTGGAAACAGGACTGGGTATATGAAAAGATCAAGGAGCTAGA GCATGCACGCAGAGCAAGGAAGACTGCTCTCAAAACTACCACTACTACAACTTCCAGCCCATAG
- the LOC143413455 gene encoding uncharacterized protein LOC143413455 isoform X2, which translates to MQLCIRRLACQAFLVGVLLVAAAAETKTSDCCKVISLNPITAPIIGYRMQKKDPPCVNAVIFETTEGEVCSHWKQDWVYEKIKELEHARRARKTALKTTTTTTSSP; encoded by the exons ATGCAGCTGTGCATCAGAAGACTCGCATGCCAGGCCTTTCTCGTCGGGGTTCTGTTAGTGGCCGCAGCCGCTG AGACCAAGACAAGTGACTGCTGCAAAGTGATCAGTCTCAATCCCATCACAGCTCCAATCATTGGCTACAGGATGCAGAAGAAGGACCCACCCTGTGTCAACGCTGTCAT ATTTGAGACAACAGAAGGGGAAGTCTGCAGCCACTGGAAACAGGACTGGGTATATGAAAAGATCAAGGAGCTAGA GCATGCACGCAGAGCAAGGAAGACTGCTCTCAAAACTACCACTACTACAACTTCCAGCCCATAG